A single Alphaproteobacteria bacterium DNA region contains:
- a CDS encoding extracellular solute-binding protein, with amino-acid sequence MKTTMNRRNLLKGAAAAGVFASPMLNTKTLFAQSGAFNWKRFQGQSIEVSLIRSPRGDLLKRHQAEFEALTGIKVGVEDIPEQQQRQKVVIEFNSGRPSFDVVHLSYHVQKRQFAKARWLAEVGGYLNDAQLTPAEWDRADVTQRGLDYATDDGKINSLPWSVDYWMLYYNKELFQAKGVAYPKSIDEIVAAAAKLHDPANGVAGFVARGLRNANVPVWTQLLLGWGQDTTTGNPPRLLTDTDDAIAAARVYQTLLRNSGPQGVAGFNWNEAQSLFAQGRAAMWLDGVGFAPPLENRERSRIVGKVGYGIFPAGPKAHHAAMFGDGIAVAGASQKKEAAYLYCLWATNKQNSNRLLQTGSGVPFRRSTFNDQATLSALTVPKDWADCVRGSGEIARAALPVIGPVTEFRDVFGTALTNTIGGADPAAEMRRATAEFRPVLERSEQG; translated from the coding sequence ATGAAGACGACGATGAATCGACGCAATCTGCTGAAGGGGGCCGCCGCCGCCGGCGTGTTCGCTTCGCCGATGCTCAACACCAAGACGCTGTTCGCGCAATCGGGCGCGTTCAACTGGAAGCGCTTCCAGGGCCAGTCGATCGAAGTGTCGCTGATCCGCAGCCCGCGCGGCGATCTTCTGAAGCGCCATCAGGCGGAATTCGAAGCGCTGACCGGCATCAAGGTCGGCGTCGAGGATATCCCCGAGCAGCAGCAGCGCCAGAAGGTCGTGATCGAGTTCAACTCGGGCCGCCCGAGCTTCGACGTCGTCCACCTGTCGTATCACGTGCAGAAGCGCCAATTCGCCAAGGCGCGCTGGCTGGCCGAAGTCGGCGGGTACCTCAACGACGCGCAACTCACGCCCGCCGAATGGGATCGCGCCGACGTGACCCAGCGCGGCCTCGACTACGCGACCGACGACGGCAAGATCAATTCGCTGCCCTGGTCCGTCGATTACTGGATGCTCTACTACAACAAGGAGCTATTCCAGGCGAAGGGTGTCGCGTACCCGAAGTCGATCGACGAGATCGTCGCCGCGGCCGCGAAGCTGCACGATCCGGCCAACGGCGTGGCGGGTTTCGTCGCGCGGGGCTTGCGCAACGCCAACGTGCCGGTGTGGACGCAGCTTCTGCTCGGCTGGGGCCAGGATACGACGACCGGCAATCCGCCGCGTCTGCTGACCGATACCGACGACGCGATCGCCGCGGCGCGCGTCTATCAGACGCTGCTGCGTAACTCCGGCCCGCAAGGCGTGGCCGGCTTCAACTGGAACGAAGCGCAGTCGCTGTTCGCGCAAGGCCGTGCGGCCATGTGGCTGGACGGCGTGGGCTTCGCCCCGCCGCTCGAAAACCGCGAGCGCAGCCGCATCGTCGGCAAGGTCGGCTACGGCATCTTCCCGGCGGGCCCCAAGGCCCATCACGCGGCGATGTTCGGCGACGGCATCGCCGTGGCGGGTGCGAGCCAGAAGAAGGAAGCGGCGTATCTCTACTGCCTGTGGGCGACCAACAAGCAGAACTCGAACCGCTTGCTGCAGACCGGTTCGGGCGTGCCGTTCCGCCGTTCGACTTTCAACGATCAGGCCACGCTCAGCGCGCTGACGGTGCCGAAGGATTGGGCCGATTGCGTGCGCGGCTCGGGCGAAATCGCCCGCGCGGCGCTGCCCGTCATCGGTCCGGTCACGGAGTTCCGCGACGTGTTCGGCACGGCGCTGACCAACACGATCGGCGGCGCCGATCCGGCGGCGGAAATGCGCCGCGCGACGGCGGAGTTCCGCCCGGTTCTGGAACGTTCGGAACAGGGTTGA